The Arachis ipaensis cultivar K30076 chromosome B03, Araip1.1, whole genome shotgun sequence region GCAGACACAAAAGCTCGCTGGCAGGCCAGCCGGAATCTTCTATAGCACCGGTTCTCAAGGTGGCGGACAGGAGACAACAGCGTAAGAATTTTATTTTCAACTATTACAACCATGTTACTTGTGTATCAAAAATCAGCTACTaaatcaaagaaacaaaaaatctgCTACAAAatctactatatatatatatatatatatatatatatatatatatatatatatcaaaaataaattaaatatatatatttatatacaaatatataatgactaatttgATAAATGATTTTGATGTACACATAGTATTTTTGAAATTATTATCAATCAATTCGTAATTAATAGGACTCATGAATGAAGtaccaataataataattgtgGAATCAATGATAGGCTCACTGCTATCACTCAGTTGGTTCACCACGGAATGCTATTTGTCCCAATCGGATATACATTCGGCAGCGGCATGTTCGAGATGAATGAAGTGAAGGGTGGCAATCCGTACGGTGCCGGAACTTATGCTGGTGGTGATGGATCAAGACAACCAACTAAACTTGAGTTGGAGCAAGCATTTCACCAAGGTAAGTAtattgccaccatcactaagaaGCTTAAGAAAGAATGAAGCTATCCATAAATTAGGATATTGAATCCTGATGAGTCCACTAGTAGTTATTTGTCATGTAATGTATTGAGTTTGTATTATTACATAGAAATAATTGCTTCTTATTATAAAGAAAGCGCTTTGTACTCACTCGTGTGTTTTTCTATTTATACAATCAATATTTTGTTTATTGATTTGATTAGCTGAATAAGTAAATGGAATAATATTAAATGAccaacaaatattattattttttatttatacttaATTAACAATAATTTACACTTATATTTACAAAAAATTTatcacattttttaaaatttatacacataaattaataaaatttatttattaaatacaattCAATTTTTAAGTCCCTTGTTGAAGGAACGGTGAATATCTAAAAGCCTTTATGTATTGGAACAAATGGAAAATAGACTGATAAAAAACATGTTTGGGCTTTGATTTGTAGCCCTTAATCCCTTATGTTTGTATAATTTTGTTCAGACGTTAATCAAGTCTAGTATTTATACGTGTATtgtgaaataaaataagaaaatctCAGATTGAATGAGCAATAAAATTTTCGGCGTTTTTTTAGATGAATTGAACAGTTTCATGTACTGAATTGAACAGTTTCCAGTCCTATACATTAACCTCTGCCTTTTTTTTGGGTATTAACCCTCTCTGCCTTCGTATATCGAAACAAGATGCGATAGATAATGTGAAATATTAAAAGGATACAAAATTTTTCAAGAGCccatgaagataaaaaaaaacataagcATTGAAATTGGACTAAGAAACTGGTGTTTTTTAAAAGTTGGGCTAACCACAAAAACGAGCGGTTGAATATGAAATTAGGTTAGTGTGATTGGTGCTGACCAACATTTGTAATAGTAACATAGCACTCTTTTCTTTCTCTCCAGTTCTCGTTTAGTCATTTTCTCTTCCTTTCTGACACGTTTTTCTGTCTCAAAAATACAAGGCAATATCCTTATTTTGTTGAACATCTTCCATAGCTCTTGCCCGTAATATCAATATAAATTTCATTTATGATCATCTACGTCaaattttgaagaattttcgtTCAGGCTATCATAGGTAGAGTAGTAATACATTTTAAACAATAGTACTTAATATGATTTGTGGTTAACTCGTTTTAATGCTAGTCCTTTTTATTTTAATGAGTTAAGTATGTTTTTCGtttttgatatttttgaaattttttaaaattatttttaatatttattttaatttaaatttacaNNNNNNNNNNNNNNNNNNNNNNNNNNNNNNNNNNNNNNNNNNNNNNNNNNNNNNNNNNNNNNNNNNNNNNNNNNNNNNNNNNNNNNNNNNNNNNNNNNNNNNNNNNNNNNNNNNNNNNNNNNNNNNNNNNNNNNNNNNNNNNNNNNNNNNNNNNNNNNNNNNNGATTCAATtctatttttgttcttaattttttcacaattaataattagtcaaaatttattttttataaacaatTTCCTTAGATGACCAACTAGAATACtaactaatttatttgaataacttttcaaaataaaattttgaatttttaaaaatagaatttttaatttgtaacCACTTCATTAACGTGAAGCTCCATCTTATCCTCTCTCATTATGTCGTGGTACTTCGTCATCAACCGTTTATCACACTGCCGCTATACCCTCCGCCGCAACCGTTCATCAAAGTGAATTTTTATGGGAGCATCCCCATATTCtaatcctattttttttttaaatcttaatttttaaaaaaattgttcaaATTGACTCACAGTAGAGTTGATTCTTATACTTTCTCTTTTACAAATTACCAACAAGACTTGAGCCATCAGATCTGGTGAAAGAATCCAACCATAACAAAGGAATTTTTAACAACCAGGGTCTTGTTAAACTTGGTGCACTATTTTTGCTTCtaacttttataacttttatagaatatttttttttcttgtagaTCAAACTATTAAACCAGGTTTTTATCCATTGTGAACATTTAATAAAAGttaaaaatcaataaaaagagTTGTTTCTGGATGTCGACTACTTACCATGTAGATATGATATTGAAAGTTCATATCAAACAAGAAGATAGACATTAAAATTGAGCAGCATATAATCATATATACTGCACAATTCCATTACATCATAATCATTGGCGCACATGTAGTTTAGAGCTTCAACAGTACAAGTAGACAGTTCAACATTACATgggtttattatttaattatagtaCAACCCAAAAGGCTTCAACAAAGGCATAGTTAATTAacttgccacattggcattattGTAGACACTATTGACAGCCATGTTGGGAACCCACATAACTGCCTTGTTTCCAAGGAAGTGGCAAGCAGTCTCTGTTCCAGGCTTGATTTTGAGCATTTGATAAAGAACCTCCGCATTCATGCCGGAAGTGTCGTGGTGGCAAACCGCTAACGCCCGAGTTCTGGTGCCGTCGGCTGCCACCATTGGAACCATGTATGCCGTGGTTCCATGGATTTCGTGACAATAAAACACGGTGCTTTGAAAATTGAGCCTGTGACACATAACAGCCCTGTCTCCAAGATTGTGCACTCCTTCTATGGTGTAGTCACTCTGCTTGTCCAAGAAAGAACTTGAAAACGGTTGAATGTTCTTTCCCAACTTGGAAACGGCGAAACCGATCAAAGTTGATAAGGATTTTGCGCAGTACTTGTCCTCGCCCTTGCCGGCTTCTCTTATGCAAGCATCCTCAAAGGTGAAGGACTCTTTTTCGAGGTCTTTAATTACATTGCCCCATGTATATACTCCGTATGGTTGAGCAAAGGGGATTTTGCTGAACTGCATGTTCATCTTTTTCCCAGGAAATAGCTCATGTTCGAAGAAGAAGGTTTTTGGGTACTGTGTGTCGTCCACTTTCATCGGAACATCATTTATTTCAGAATCTGCACGCAGTATCATGCAAAAAACTCTTATTTTAGGATAATTCTACCCTATTAATCATTCATAAGATCAANNNNNNNNNNNNNNNNNNNNNNNNNNNNNNNNNNNNNNNNNNNNNNNNNNNNNNNNNNNNNNNNNNNNNNNNNNNNNNNNNNNNNNNNNNNNNNNNNNNNNNNNNNNNNNNNNNataataataataataataataataataataataataattataacattttttttaatgttttttataAAAGAATTGCAATTATTGCTCTGCAGATGGGTGTATTATATGGGTAATGCTATGGAGACAAAAAATACAGCcaaaacttgtcttatttagcattcattaattgtcgtaacaattaataaatgctaaataaggaaagttatggctgtttttggctaattttctttggttaccgaATGTCCATGTGGAGCAGAATAGGTGGAAATTTGTTAGATCTATACCAAGTTCTAAAAACCACACCTGTGGTATCACCGAATCGATATAATTAAAGGTTTaagatttaattaaaatttaactaNNNNNNNNNNNNNNNNNNNNNNNNNNNNNNNNNNNNNNNNNNNNNNNNNNNNNNNNNNNNNNNNNNNNNNNNNNNNNNNNNNNNNNNNNNNNNNNNNNNNNNNNNNNNNNNNNNNNNNNNNNNNNNNNNNNNNNNNNNNNNNNNNNNNNNNNNNNNNNNNNNNNNNNNNNNNNatatttaaattaaatataataaaataatttataatgtaTTATTTTAGTAGGTTAACAATTAAAAAATCATACCTGTTTCATCAATTAGTTTATTCTTTTATCTTGAATCCGACTAATTTGACAAACAATTTTTAATTAATCGAATTGAATCAGTGGATTAAGATTGGTTCTCATAACCATAATCCATATCCAACTCTAATATGTGACTGTATAATTAAGGAGTTATATGGACCTTGGGCTCCAGGCTTTAAAAGCTCCTTGAGAGTGTTAGGAATCGGAGTGTTTGGCCAAACTGCTTGCCAGTAATCTTCGTCAGGTATCAATTCACGCCCATGGCTTCCTATTGCAAAAGCAAGCTGCACCGTACCATGTCTTCCAAACATAAGATATCATAATtctattatataattattttactttacgTAAATCAACGAAACTCAAACCATATATAATTATACGGTGGCTATAACTATAATGCCTATGATGGTTAAACAACTTaagtaatatataaaaattatttttaaaattaaagttatattgTTTACATTTTGATAactttcttatttttatcttttagttaaaaatattatttattttaataacacTTTTTAAATGTTGCTAAAATTATATAGCTCCTGTAATCACCATCATTACATGCAAGATAGCATGTGCATATAAACGTAACTCTCTTAAACTGTATTTTTGGAAAAGCCAATTATTACTTATATATACGCATACATATATACTCCTTATTTAAGGAATCAGCCTGCTACAGTTCTTGTTAACTCATCACTGCCTTAATATTTTACTTGATTTTATTTAATCTTGACTATAATATTGTTAACAGTGAAAGCCAAATTAAATAAATGTTTTGGATGAAGAAAGTTGGTCTAAAGTTGTGGTAAGAGATCATAGAAAGTGAAATATAGATACTTTCCCGCAGTGAGGGTAAAATACGAGTGAATGAAGGACTATTATACTCTTTTTGGCGAATATATAAGCCAAATTAAAAGGCAAAAGAATACGAAAACTTACACAGAAAAGCATAGCAACAGCACATCGGAACTccatttttatatataatataataagcaAGAGAATGGATGTGGGAATGATCGATGCTTGCAATGAACTCACTTATTTATAGTGATACCAGTTCATTATTAGAGGTGTACAGTACATATTTGGACACGGTTAACACAAGACGTGGAGTgactatattatttttaaatttattttaaaaatacagATTAAGAATAAAATTGGACACACTGATACATGATGATATTTAAATGTGTTCAAAAATGtcatttttattaagacacggttggccACCAAAAATACACATATCAGACGAATGTCAATGAGTGTCGTGTTCAAAATGTGTCCGATACATGAATATGATAACTCGGTGAAGTATCTATGCTTCATAGGACTAAGTTAATTATAttgtataaaaattatataaaattataaattcaaaatccaaaaacaACACATTtaagattttgaatttataattttatataattcaaaaattaaaagtcaCACGTCCAAAATCACTTGTGTCGACGGAATGGAGAGCAGAATATCTAAACGGTTTCGTGTCTCATTTGGATGGTACAGGATCTGATCACTGCCCCTTGCTCCTTAAttcagaaaaggaagaaagaaggtcAAGAAGAAGATTCAGGTTCCAAGAGCGTTGGTGCGATAAAGAAGAGGTATCAAATATTGTTAAACATGCTTGGGACTTGGAAGTAGTGGGCTCACCCATGTTCAAATTGGCTACAAAACTAAAACATTGCAGGCATAAACTGTTTGAATGGCAAAAATCAgcagattcaaattcaaaacagcaGATCCGAAGAGTGCAGGGGaaattggaagaagaaaaagaaaaaggagcagCTGCAGATGGCACAGTAATAAGGATATTGGAGGCTGAGTTAGCAGAGAACTTGGAGCAGGAGGAACGATTTTGGAAGGAAAAATCTCGGGTGCAATGGCTAAATTGGGGTGACAAAAANNNNNNNNNNNNNNNNNNNNNNNNNNNNNNNNNNNNNNNNNNNNNNNNNNNNNNNNNNNNNNNNNNNNNNNNNNNNNNNNNNNNNNNNNNNNNNNNNNNNNNNNNNNNNNNNNNNNNNNNNNNNNNNNNNNNNNNNNNNNNNNNNNNNNNNNNNNNNNNNNNNNNNNNNNNNNNNNNNNNNNNNNNNNNNNNNNNNNNNNNNNNNNNNNNNNNNNNNNNNNNNNNNNNNNNNNNNNNNNNNNNNNNNNNNNNNNNNNNNNNNNNNNNNNNNNNNNNNNNNNNNNNNNNNNNNNNNNNNNNNNNNNNNNNNNNNNNNNNNNNNNNNNNNNNNNNNNNNNNNNNNNNNNNNNNNNNNNNNNNNNNNNNNNNNNNNNNNNNNNNNNNNNNNNNNNNNNNNNNNNNNNNNNNNNNNNNNNNNNNNNNNNNNNNNNNNNNNNNNNNNNNNNNNNNNNNNNNNNNNNNNNNNNNNNNNNNNNNNNNNNNNNNNNNNNNNNNNNNNNNNNNNNNNNNNNNNNNNNNNNNNNNNNNNNNNNNNNNNNNNNNNNNNNNNNNNNNNNNNNNNNNNNTGACAAAAATGACAAAAACACAAAGTTCTTTCACTCTAAATTTCAGTCAAGGTGCCGGAGGAATAAAATCCAAGAACTCGTAGATGACAGTGGTAATGTGGCCTCTGATCAACAAGGTATTGCGGCTGTAGTTCAGGAATATTTTGTTAATCTATTTACTTCTGACAACCCAAGGGAACCTacggaagttttagaagaaattCCTACGAAGGTAGATGCTCGCACAAACCGAATGCTCACTAGAACAGTAACAGACAGTGAAATTAAAGCAGCAGTGTTTTCTATTAATCCATTTTCAGCTCCGGGAGATGATGGGTTTACAGGAaagttttttcaattttattgggAGCTAATTCAGAAGGATGTAATTAGTGCAGTCAAGAGTTTCTTTTCAGGAGGTAAATTGTTGAAAGCTTTCAATCATACAAATATCTGCCTTATTCCGAAAATTAAAAATGCTAACACTATGAAGCACATTAGACCAATCAGCCTTAGTAGTGTTTTCTATAAAATCATTTCTAAGATTTTGGTACTGAATCAGGTGATAAGTGATACTCAGGCCAAAGTCATTTCTCCTCAAGAAGTAGTAGCTATTGCAAGATCCGGAACTTTGGAAGCAGTGACTCACCTCCATTGATGAAACTCCAAGAACGACACTCCTTCTCCAAAAACTCTTCCTTTTTCACTTTACCCTTTTTCAAGTTCTATGTCTTAATGAGGAGATAACATCTAATACTTTTACTTAGTTGGGGAATTCCCATTTCTCTGTTGCTGTAAGCCCAAAATGGGCCTTTTATTTTATTACACCAATAAAATttgtcttttgaaaaaaaaaaatcaattttttggcATTTTAGATGTATAACTTTAtatgtttttaaggtttttttatttaaataaaataataggaGGTCGAAATTACCTGAATCTCctaaatgaaatttaaaaacgTAAATCTCCTAaatcatataatatataaatcgtcCCAAGGTGATATGTGTTATATAATGCATGAAATATGTTACGTTAAGACGATTTATACTTGAAATGTATTGGACAAAAACACATAAATCGTCTAGGTTCGTGTGCTTCACAACATATACATAAATCGCACATCTTATTAGGACTGGGCAAAAAAATCCAAATTCTGGATTTTAAACCCAATCCAAATCaaactattttaaaaaaattaattttttttttttaaaatctaaacTACATTGCATCAATTTTATGGTTTGG contains the following coding sequences:
- the LOC107630120 gene encoding probable NAD(P)H dehydrogenase (quinone) FQR1-like 1 → MAVKVYIVYYSLYGHVERLAEEIKKGADSVDGVEATLWQVPETLPEEVLGKMGAPPKSDVPLINPKELPEGDGFVFGFPTRFGMMAAQFKSFLDATGSLWQTQKLAGRPAGIFYSTGSQGGGQETTALTAITQLVHHGMLFVPIGYTFGSGMFEMNEVKGGNPYGAGTYAGGDGSRQPTKLELEQAFHQGKYIATITKKLKKE
- the LOC107630119 gene encoding unknown seed protein USP; translation: MEFRCAVAMLFCLAFAIGSHGRELIPDEDYWQAVWPNTPIPNTLKELLKPGAQDSEINDVPMKVDDTQYPKTFFFEHELFPGKKMNMQFSKIPFAQPYGVYTWGNVIKDLEKESFTFEDACIREAGKGEDKYCAKSLSTLIGFAVSKLGKNIQPFSSSFLDKQSDYTIEGVHNLGDRAVMCHRLNFQSTVFYCHEIHGTTAYMVPMVAADGTRTRALAVCHHDTSGMNAEVLYQMLKIKPGTETACHFLGNKAVMWVPNMAVNSVYNNANVAS